The following proteins come from a genomic window of Microbacterium sp. JZ31:
- a CDS encoding ABC transporter ATP-binding protein, with amino-acid sequence MTTSPLDDDRGAPTAGGGAADSSGGAAPAASRPAPAKRPAAKRPAAKRPAAKRPTGAHVADEPQADASPTTPKSAPPRKPAAKRPAPQGKKPRTGTKTSAARNAAAGRTAVAQPAKAVPTPPVPAAPAADVAAEPRETATTVIDVLEPPQDAPAAPAREQTEAPVEAAPEQNEAPAEAAPIGREESPSEAAPAEKPDAPTDADTEASAEPAELEAPAEPAELEAPAEPAELEAPADAEAAAAEPEAAPAEPEAPPVEPQAAPEVETTAENEAPAEVEAPAEVEPPAAEPEHAPAEDAPVALAEAADDDDLTAMLAAAEPASEPASETQALPEIPPALVLRGVSRSYGGTTAVAGIDLTVPAGSFYGLVGPNGAGKTTTMSMIAGLLRPDRGEISVSGVDLRTQPRAAKALLGVLPDRLRTFDRLTGRQLLYYFGVLRGLKPDVVAQRTADLARAFDLTEALGRVVSDYSAGMTKKVMLAGAMIHSPRLLVLDEPFEAVDPVSSANILDILSTYVSRGGTVLLSSHGMDLIERVCTRVAVIVAGQLLAEGTVEEVRGELTLEQRFVELSGEASSMEGLEWLHTFSD; translated from the coding sequence GTGACGACTTCGCCGCTGGATGACGACCGAGGCGCTCCGACCGCGGGAGGGGGCGCCGCGGATTCGTCGGGCGGTGCGGCGCCGGCCGCGTCCCGTCCGGCGCCGGCCAAGCGTCCCGCCGCGAAGCGCCCCGCTGCCAAGCGTCCGGCGGCCAAGCGCCCGACCGGCGCGCACGTCGCGGACGAGCCCCAGGCCGACGCGTCGCCCACGACCCCCAAGTCCGCGCCGCCGCGCAAGCCGGCCGCGAAGCGTCCGGCGCCGCAGGGGAAGAAGCCCCGCACGGGCACCAAGACGTCCGCGGCGCGCAACGCCGCGGCCGGTCGCACCGCCGTGGCGCAGCCCGCGAAGGCGGTGCCGACGCCGCCCGTGCCCGCCGCGCCCGCAGCGGACGTGGCGGCCGAGCCGCGCGAGACCGCGACCACCGTGATCGACGTCCTGGAACCGCCGCAGGATGCGCCCGCGGCCCCTGCGCGGGAGCAGACCGAGGCGCCCGTCGAGGCCGCCCCGGAGCAGAACGAGGCGCCGGCCGAGGCCGCGCCGATCGGGCGGGAGGAGTCGCCGAGCGAGGCGGCGCCTGCCGAGAAGCCGGATGCGCCGACCGACGCGGACACAGAGGCATCCGCCGAACCCGCAGAGCTCGAGGCCCCTGCGGAGCCCGCAGAGCTCGAAGCCCCTGCGGAGCCCGCAGAGCTCGAAGCCCCTGCCGATGCTGAGGCTGCAGCTGCGGAGCCCGAGGCCGCACCTGCCGAGCCCGAGGCACCGCCCGTCGAGCCCCAGGCCGCACCCGAGGTCGAGACCACCGCCGAGAACGAGGCACCCGCCGAGGTCGAGGCGCCGGCCGAGGTCGAGCCGCCGGCCGCCGAGCCCGAGCACGCCCCCGCCGAGGATGCGCCGGTCGCCCTCGCGGAGGCGGCGGACGATGACGATCTCACCGCGATGCTCGCGGCCGCCGAGCCCGCTTCCGAGCCCGCGTCGGAGACTCAGGCGCTGCCGGAGATCCCGCCGGCGCTCGTGCTGCGCGGCGTCTCGCGCTCCTACGGCGGCACGACCGCCGTGGCGGGCATCGACCTGACCGTGCCCGCAGGCTCGTTCTACGGACTGGTCGGACCGAACGGCGCGGGCAAGACCACCACGATGTCGATGATCGCGGGCCTGCTGCGACCCGACCGCGGCGAGATCTCGGTGTCGGGCGTCGACCTCCGCACGCAGCCGCGCGCGGCCAAGGCGCTGCTCGGCGTGCTGCCCGACCGGCTGCGCACCTTCGACCGCCTCACCGGCCGCCAGCTGCTCTACTACTTCGGCGTGCTGCGCGGCCTGAAGCCCGACGTCGTCGCCCAGCGCACGGCCGACCTGGCACGCGCGTTCGACCTCACGGAGGCCCTCGGCCGCGTCGTGTCCGACTACTCCGCGGGAATGACCAAGAAGGTCATGCTCGCGGGCGCGATGATCCACTCGCCGCGCCTGCTCGTGCTCGACGAGCCGTTCGAGGCGGTCGATCCGGTGTCGTCGGCGAACATCCTGGACATCCTGAGCACGTACGTCTCGCGCGGCGGCACCGTGCTGCTGTCGAGCCACGGCATGGACCTCATCGAGCGCGTGTGCACGCGCGTCGCCGTCATCGTCGCCGGTCAGCTGCTCGCGGAGGGCACGGTCGAGGAGGTGCGCG
- a CDS encoding phosphocholine cytidylyltransferase family protein, which yields MSFRIVILAAGMGSRLGRALPKPLTELSDGRSIMQQQRDNIRAAFGTDVKITKVVGYRAETIIDAFPDASYVHNERYDQTNTSKSLLRALQATGKKGVLWMNGDVVFDPRVLGRAISLIEQDRSFVTVNTAKVSDEEVKYTIDETGHIAELSKTVVGGIGEAVGINYISRADKPAFMRHLARVDDQDYFERGLELAIQHDGVKLLPMDISDLYAVEIDTAEDLVHANEYV from the coding sequence ATGTCTTTCCGAATCGTCATTCTCGCCGCGGGCATGGGCTCGCGGCTCGGCCGTGCGCTGCCGAAGCCGCTCACCGAGCTCAGCGACGGCCGCTCGATCATGCAGCAGCAGCGCGACAACATCCGTGCCGCGTTCGGCACGGACGTCAAGATCACCAAGGTCGTCGGCTACCGGGCCGAGACGATCATCGACGCGTTCCCGGACGCGAGCTACGTGCACAACGAGCGCTACGACCAGACCAACACGTCCAAGAGCCTGCTGCGCGCCCTCCAGGCGACCGGCAAGAAGGGCGTGCTCTGGATGAACGGCGACGTCGTGTTCGACCCCCGCGTGCTCGGCCGTGCGATCTCGCTCATCGAGCAGGACCGCTCGTTCGTCACCGTCAACACCGCCAAGGTCAGCGACGAAGAGGTCAAGTACACGATCGACGAGACCGGCCACATCGCCGAGCTGTCGAAGACCGTCGTGGGCGGCATCGGCGAGGCCGTGGGCATCAACTACATCTCGCGCGCCGACAAGCCGGCCTTCATGCGACACCTCGCACGCGTCGACGACCAGGACTACTTCGAGCGCGGCCTCGAGCTGGCGATCCAGCACGACGGCGTGAAGCTCCTGCCGATGGACATCTCCGACCTCTACGCGGTCGAGATCGACACGGCCGAGGACCTGGTCCACGCCAACGAGTACGTCTGA
- a CDS encoding helix-turn-helix domain-containing protein: MTEPKSETRLVDPHSTAAAKVGERIAELRRRARLSRPTLADCADLDVRHLQRIERGHGNPTLLSLMQIAVALEVPLSHLVADLAPEDMPGTRRPYGHSTRGTQTRRRYYAGNGALNL; the protein is encoded by the coding sequence ATGACCGAGCCGAAATCCGAGACGCGTCTGGTCGACCCTCACTCCACCGCCGCGGCCAAGGTCGGAGAGCGCATCGCCGAGCTGCGCCGCCGCGCTCGTCTGAGCCGGCCGACGCTCGCCGACTGCGCCGACCTGGACGTGCGTCATCTGCAGCGCATCGAGCGCGGCCACGGCAACCCCACGCTGCTGAGCCTCATGCAGATCGCCGTCGCCCTCGAGGTGCCGCTGTCCCACCTCGTCGCGGACCTCGCGCCCGAGGACATGCCCGGCACCCGCCGCCCCTACGGACACAGCACGCGCGGCACCCAGACCCGCCGCCGCTACTACGCCGGCAACGGCGCCCTCAACCTCTGA
- a CDS encoding SCO4848 family membrane protein, with amino-acid sequence MTSLLALLLLANAAFNVLVWPTFYRRVSRDPRARDASGRPTRFLIVHAVLIGVALLLAVASAIAGVLALSQG; translated from the coding sequence ATGACGTCCCTCCTGGCCCTGCTGCTGCTCGCGAACGCCGCCTTCAACGTGCTCGTCTGGCCGACGTTCTACCGCCGCGTGTCCCGCGATCCGCGCGCCCGCGATGCCTCAGGCCGGCCGACGCGTTTCCTGATCGTGCACGCGGTGCTCATCGGGGTGGCGCTGCTGCTCGCCGTCGCATCGGCGATCGCGGGCGTCCTCGCCCTCTCCCAGGGCTGA
- a CDS encoding DNA polymerase Y family protein, which translates to MTVPPTRVIVLWLPDWPVTALLRSEARAAARTLDGEPAPGVDPDDAPVAIMHANRVVACSASARREGVRRGQRRRDAQGACPRLRLVPADPGRDERAFSPLLSRLEQLAPGVQPLRPGLCAIRARGPARFYGGEEEAASALLDELATCGIPDARAGVADGLFTAEQAARLMSPASIRIVPPGASAAFLSPLTIAALSDDELVALLARLGVQTLGEFAALDIAAVRDRLGEHGARLHALAGGSDSRPVVPRVPPPELARQIEFESPLELAEQVAFAVRTTAEDVSTGLDEAGLVCTEVRITLLDDRGGRSERVWLHPTCFDAAALVDRVRWQLQATLDSDSAFGGENGGVTLVRIEPEAVDDTAHHQPGLIGQGPDERLHHAMSRVQAMLGHRGVVTPLLAGGRWLSERERRVPWGDAERPAHPRDLPWPGSLPQPLPSEVYRAPRPAAVTASDGSPVAVDARGGMSAPPAVLDGRRVAAWAGPWPVVERQWDPARARRAHRFQMVDADQTAWLLVLEDDRWWIEGRYT; encoded by the coding sequence ATGACCGTCCCCCCGACCCGCGTCATCGTGCTGTGGCTGCCCGACTGGCCGGTCACCGCGCTGCTGCGCAGCGAGGCGCGCGCCGCGGCCCGCACGCTCGACGGCGAGCCCGCCCCGGGCGTCGATCCGGATGACGCCCCGGTCGCGATCATGCACGCGAACCGCGTGGTCGCGTGCTCGGCCTCCGCGCGCCGCGAGGGCGTCCGCCGCGGGCAGCGCCGCCGCGACGCGCAGGGGGCGTGCCCGCGGCTGCGGCTCGTGCCGGCCGATCCGGGGCGGGACGAGCGCGCGTTCAGCCCCCTCCTGTCCCGCCTCGAGCAGCTCGCCCCGGGCGTGCAGCCGCTGCGACCGGGGCTGTGCGCCATCCGCGCGCGCGGCCCCGCCCGCTTCTACGGCGGCGAGGAGGAGGCGGCGAGCGCACTGCTCGACGAGCTCGCGACGTGCGGCATCCCCGACGCGCGCGCCGGGGTGGCCGACGGCCTGTTCACGGCCGAGCAGGCGGCGCGCCTGATGAGTCCCGCCTCGATCCGGATCGTGCCGCCCGGCGCGTCCGCGGCGTTCCTGTCGCCCCTCACGATCGCGGCGCTGTCCGACGACGAGCTCGTGGCGCTGCTCGCTCGCCTGGGGGTGCAGACCCTGGGCGAGTTCGCCGCGCTCGACATCGCCGCGGTGCGCGACCGGCTCGGCGAGCACGGCGCTCGTCTGCACGCCCTGGCCGGGGGCTCCGATTCACGGCCGGTGGTGCCGCGCGTGCCTCCGCCCGAGCTCGCGCGCCAGATCGAGTTCGAGTCGCCGCTCGAGCTCGCCGAGCAGGTCGCGTTCGCCGTGCGCACCACGGCCGAGGACGTCTCGACGGGGCTCGATGAGGCGGGGCTGGTGTGCACGGAGGTGCGGATCACCCTGCTCGACGACCGCGGCGGACGCAGCGAGCGGGTGTGGCTGCATCCGACGTGCTTCGACGCGGCCGCGCTCGTCGACCGCGTGCGCTGGCAGCTGCAGGCCACCCTCGACAGCGACAGCGCATTCGGCGGGGAGAACGGCGGCGTCACGCTCGTGCGCATCGAGCCCGAGGCGGTCGACGACACCGCGCACCATCAGCCCGGCCTGATCGGCCAGGGCCCGGACGAGCGCCTGCATCACGCCATGTCGCGCGTGCAGGCGATGCTCGGCCACCGCGGCGTCGTCACGCCGCTGCTCGCGGGCGGCCGCTGGCTCAGCGAACGCGAGCGGCGCGTGCCGTGGGGCGACGCCGAGCGCCCTGCCCATCCGCGCGACCTGCCGTGGCCAGGCAGCCTCCCCCAGCCGCTGCCCAGCGAGGTGTACCGCGCGCCGCGGCCCGCGGCCGTCACGGCATCCGACGGCTCGCCCGTCGCGGTCGATGCGCGCGGCGGGATGTCGGCGCCCCCCGCCGTGCTCGACGGGCGCCGCGTCGCCGCGTGGGCCGGTCCGTGGCCGGTCGTCGAGCGGCAGTGGGACCCGGCACGGGCACGACGGGCGCACCGCTTCCAGATGGTCGATGCGGATCAGACGGCCTGGCTGCTCGTGCTCGAGGACGACCGCTGGTGGATCGAGGGGCGCTACACGTGA
- a CDS encoding error-prone DNA polymerase → MGWQNPPVPWSELERAISGRRPETRPAGADGGDSPAWSPRRGAYEAPPIPRPEQVVPYAELHAHSSFSFLDGASSPEDLAEEAERLGLHALALTDHDGFYGLVRFAEAAEETAVKTVFGAELSLGLLSPQNGVADPAGEHLLVLARGEEGYRRLARAITHGQLRGAEKGRPFYDLDELAQQADGNWVILTGCRKGAVRQALARGDDPAVAVDRLVDLFGAGNVYVELIDHGDPLDSRRNDALASLAAERGLPVVATNNAHYSSPDKARLAAAVAAVRATRSMADLDGWLPSHASAHLRSGAEMAARFGRYPGAVSRTVELADELAFPLRRMKPALPKQEVPEGHTPMSYLRTLVWDAVPRLYPDLTRKNHERIEKELAVIEKKNFPGYFLIVHDIVAEARRRGILCQGRGSAANSAVCYLLGITAVDAIAYDLPFERFLSAIRDEEPDIDVDFDSDRREEIIQWVYERYGRENAAQVANVIQYRPKNAVRDMARALGFSPGQQDAWSRQVEGWGAHLETGPDHDIPDQVVEYASELLKAPRHLGIHSGGMVLTEQPVGEVVPIEHARMQGRTVIQWDKDDAAWMGLVKFDLLGLGMLAALQHCFDLIRASTGEEWTLATMPKEEAAVYDMLCRADSIGVFQVESRAQMGLLPRLQPRRFYDLVIQIALIRPGPIQGGAVHPFVRRKMGDEKITYDHPKLKPVLERTLGIPVFQEQLMQMAMAVGECSGEDADLLRRAMGSKRGKEKIDRLRDKLYAGMAHNGITGDLADAIYARIQAFANFGFAESHSLSFGLLVYASSWIKLHYPAAFLAGLLRAQPMGFYSPASLTADARRHGVEVRRPDLNRSDAGEVLEPLTDGSAGPTGLDACLTRVHPAPGPFDRNAPDESAAHRRDGAFAVRLGLAAVTGIGTETAERIVAERERGGPYRDLHELVRRTGIAQKHLEALATAGAFECLGMSRREAIWLAGSAAQDRPEYLPHTLPAGGAVGVQPPLFADPTSYEQLAADLWATGLSTTDHPLTHFRDALDARGVLPSALLRSHESGRRVEVAGLVTHRQRPATASGITFINLEDEHGLVNVICSIGVWNRYRRVVRDSPALIARGILERSPEGVTNLVADAFEDLRVGVKHAARDFR, encoded by the coding sequence ATGGGCTGGCAGAATCCCCCTGTCCCCTGGTCCGAGCTCGAGCGCGCCATCAGCGGCCGGCGCCCCGAGACGCGTCCCGCCGGGGCGGACGGCGGGGACAGCCCCGCCTGGAGCCCGCGGCGCGGCGCATACGAGGCGCCGCCCATCCCGCGCCCCGAGCAGGTCGTGCCCTACGCCGAGCTGCACGCGCACTCGTCGTTCTCGTTCCTCGACGGGGCGTCCTCCCCCGAGGATCTCGCCGAGGAGGCCGAGCGCCTGGGCCTGCATGCGCTCGCTCTCACCGATCACGACGGGTTCTACGGTCTCGTGCGCTTCGCCGAGGCGGCCGAGGAGACCGCGGTGAAGACCGTGTTCGGGGCCGAGCTGTCACTGGGGCTGCTGTCCCCGCAGAACGGTGTCGCCGATCCCGCCGGTGAGCACCTGCTCGTGCTGGCTCGCGGCGAGGAGGGGTACCGCCGTCTCGCCCGCGCGATCACGCACGGGCAGCTGCGCGGCGCCGAGAAGGGGCGTCCGTTCTACGACCTCGACGAGCTCGCCCAGCAGGCAGACGGCAACTGGGTGATCCTGACCGGCTGCCGCAAGGGCGCCGTGCGGCAGGCGCTCGCACGGGGAGACGATCCGGCGGTCGCGGTCGACCGGCTCGTCGACCTGTTCGGCGCTGGGAACGTCTACGTCGAGCTGATCGACCACGGCGACCCGCTCGACAGCCGCCGCAACGACGCGCTCGCCTCCCTCGCCGCCGAGCGCGGGCTGCCGGTGGTCGCCACGAACAATGCGCACTACTCCTCGCCCGACAAGGCGCGCCTGGCCGCCGCGGTCGCCGCCGTGCGCGCGACCCGCAGCATGGCCGACCTCGACGGCTGGCTGCCGTCGCACGCGTCCGCGCACCTGCGGTCCGGCGCCGAGATGGCCGCGCGCTTCGGCCGCTACCCCGGTGCCGTCTCCCGCACGGTCGAGCTGGCCGACGAGCTCGCCTTCCCGCTGCGCCGGATGAAGCCCGCGCTCCCGAAGCAGGAGGTGCCGGAGGGCCACACCCCGATGTCGTATCTGCGCACGCTCGTGTGGGACGCCGTGCCGCGCCTGTATCCCGACCTGACCCGGAAGAACCACGAGCGCATCGAGAAGGAGCTCGCGGTCATCGAGAAGAAGAACTTTCCCGGCTACTTCCTGATCGTGCACGACATCGTCGCCGAGGCGCGACGCCGCGGCATCCTGTGCCAGGGGCGGGGATCCGCCGCGAACAGCGCCGTCTGCTACCTGCTCGGCATCACCGCGGTGGACGCCATCGCGTACGACCTGCCGTTCGAGCGGTTCCTCTCGGCGATCCGCGACGAGGAGCCCGACATCGACGTCGACTTCGACTCCGACCGGCGCGAGGAGATCATCCAGTGGGTCTACGAGCGCTACGGGCGCGAGAACGCCGCCCAGGTCGCGAACGTCATCCAGTACCGGCCCAAGAACGCCGTGCGCGACATGGCCCGCGCACTGGGGTTCTCCCCCGGGCAGCAGGACGCCTGGTCGCGGCAGGTGGAGGGATGGGGCGCCCATCTCGAGACCGGACCCGACCACGACATCCCGGATCAGGTCGTCGAGTACGCATCCGAGCTGCTGAAGGCGCCGCGGCATCTGGGCATCCACTCCGGCGGCATGGTGCTCACGGAGCAGCCGGTGGGCGAGGTCGTGCCGATCGAGCACGCGCGCATGCAGGGCCGCACCGTGATCCAGTGGGACAAGGACGACGCCGCCTGGATGGGCCTCGTGAAGTTCGATCTGCTGGGGCTCGGCATGCTCGCGGCCCTGCAGCACTGCTTCGACCTGATCCGCGCGTCGACCGGCGAGGAGTGGACGCTCGCGACGATGCCGAAGGAGGAGGCCGCGGTGTACGACATGCTGTGCCGGGCCGACTCCATCGGGGTGTTCCAGGTCGAGTCGCGCGCGCAGATGGGGCTGCTGCCGCGCCTGCAGCCACGGCGCTTCTACGACCTGGTGATCCAGATCGCGCTCATCCGGCCCGGACCGATCCAGGGCGGCGCCGTGCATCCGTTCGTGCGGCGCAAGATGGGCGACGAGAAGATCACGTACGACCATCCGAAGCTCAAGCCGGTGCTCGAGCGCACGCTGGGGATCCCGGTGTTCCAGGAGCAGCTGATGCAGATGGCGATGGCGGTCGGCGAGTGCTCGGGCGAGGATGCGGACCTGCTGCGCCGCGCGATGGGCTCCAAGCGCGGCAAGGAGAAGATCGACCGACTGCGCGACAAGCTCTATGCCGGCATGGCGCACAACGGCATCACGGGCGACCTGGCCGACGCGATCTACGCCCGCATCCAGGCGTTCGCGAACTTCGGCTTCGCCGAGTCGCACTCGCTGTCGTTCGGGCTGCTCGTCTACGCGTCGTCGTGGATCAAGCTGCACTATCCCGCCGCGTTCCTCGCGGGACTGCTGCGCGCGCAGCCGATGGGCTTCTACTCGCCCGCGTCGCTGACCGCCGACGCCCGCCGTCACGGCGTCGAGGTGCGCCGCCCGGATCTGAACCGCTCGGATGCCGGTGAGGTCCTCGAGCCCCTGACCGACGGATCGGCCGGGCCGACCGGGCTGGACGCCTGTCTGACGCGGGTGCATCCGGCACCGGGCCCCTTCGACCGGAACGCCCCCGACGAGTCGGCCGCCCACCGTCGTGACGGCGCCTTCGCGGTGCGGCTGGGGCTCGCGGCGGTGACCGGGATCGGCACCGAGACGGCGGAGCGGATCGTCGCCGAGCGGGAGCGCGGCGGGCCGTACCGCGACCTGCACGAGCTCGTGCGGCGCACCGGCATCGCGCAGAAGCACCTCGAGGCGCTCGCGACCGCGGGGGCGTTCGAGTGCCTCGGCATGTCACGGCGCGAGGCGATCTGGCTCGCCGGATCCGCCGCACAGGACCGCCCCGAGTACCTGCCCCACACGCTGCCCGCCGGAGGGGCCGTCGGGGTGCAGCCGCCGCTGTTCGCCGACCCGACGAGCTACGAGCAGCTCGCCGCCGATCTGTGGGCGACCGGGCTGTCGACCACGGATCATCCGCTCACCCACTTCCGCGACGCGCTCGACGCGCGCGGCGTGCTGCCGTCCGCCCTGCTGCGCTCGCACGAGTCCGGCCGTCGCGTCGAGGTCGCAGGCCTCGTCACGCACCGTCAGCGCCCCGCGACGGCCTCGGGCATCACGTTCATCAACCTCGAGGACGAGCACGGCCTCGTCAACGTGATCTGCTCGATCGGGGTCTGGAACCGCTACCGCCGCGTCGTCCGCGACAGTCCCGCGCTCATCGCCCGCGGCATCCTGGAGCGCTCCCCCGAGGGCGTCACCAACCTCGTCGCGGACGCCTTCGAGGACCTCCGCGTCGGCGTCAAGCACGCCGCCCGCGACTTCCGCTGA
- a CDS encoding 5'-3' exonuclease, whose translation MTSRLMLLDTASLYFRAFYGVPDTVRSADGTPVNAVRGLLDIIAKLVTTYEPTHMVACWDDDWRPQWRVDLIPSYKAHRVVEVVAAGPDVEEVPDPLEAQVPVIREALATLGIATVGAAQHEADDVIGTLATRATQPVDIVTGDRDLFQLVDDARDVRVIYTARGMSNLEVVTDEVVVAKYGVHAAQYADYATLRGDSSDGLPGVKGVGEKTAASLLATHGDLTRIRAAAEAGEGMSAGVRTKFAAAADYLDVAPKVVAVATDLDLGDFDTTLPRPDEDATARAMDFAGRWSLNTSMERVLAALAAPRA comes from the coding sequence GTGACCTCGCGCCTGATGCTGCTCGACACCGCCAGCCTGTACTTCCGGGCCTTCTACGGCGTCCCCGACACCGTGCGATCCGCCGACGGCACGCCCGTGAATGCCGTGCGGGGGCTGCTCGACATCATCGCCAAGCTCGTCACGACGTACGAGCCGACGCACATGGTCGCGTGCTGGGACGACGACTGGCGGCCGCAGTGGCGCGTCGACCTGATCCCGTCGTACAAGGCGCACCGCGTGGTCGAGGTCGTCGCGGCCGGCCCCGACGTCGAGGAGGTGCCGGATCCGCTCGAGGCGCAGGTGCCCGTGATCCGGGAGGCGCTGGCGACGCTCGGGATCGCGACCGTCGGGGCCGCGCAGCACGAGGCCGACGACGTGATCGGCACGCTCGCGACGCGCGCGACCCAGCCGGTCGACATCGTCACCGGCGACCGCGACCTGTTCCAGCTCGTCGACGACGCGCGCGACGTCCGCGTCATCTACACCGCGCGCGGCATGAGCAACCTCGAGGTCGTCACGGACGAGGTCGTCGTCGCCAAGTACGGCGTGCACGCGGCCCAGTACGCCGACTACGCGACCCTGCGCGGCGACTCCTCCGACGGGCTGCCGGGCGTCAAGGGCGTGGGCGAGAAGACCGCCGCGTCGCTGCTGGCCACGCACGGCGACCTCACCCGGATCCGCGCGGCCGCGGAGGCCGGCGAGGGCATGTCGGCCGGTGTGCGCACGAAGTTCGCCGCCGCGGCCGACTACCTCGACGTCGCACCGAAGGTCGTCGCGGTCGCGACCGACCTCGATCTCGGCGACTTCGACACCACGCTTCCCCGCCCCGACGAGGACGCGACCGCGCGCGCGATGGACTTCGCCGGACGCTGGAGCCTCAACACGTCGATGGAGCGGGTGCTCGCCGCCCTCGCGGCCCCGCGCGCGTAA
- a CDS encoding MFS transporter, producing MAAGQAAGLGVGRMTARRAFPWLVIAGVLVAALSLRGPILSVTPVLREIARDFSLDGATASLLTTLPVLTFAAMTPFAALIVRRAGAELALMTCLAAVAAGTLIRALPGFGWMLVGMIVIGAGITIGNVVIPVIIGRDVPPRHVATVTAAYTAALNAGSLVTTLTTASIAQVTGWSLALLLWIALTVMGILLWALHLWRDRLPGVPWDERTVGETPLTTATVPVVVGGAPRGAFRQPVVWLLLATFGCQSAAYYGMSTWLPAILGDLIGADVAVAGALASLFQGVAIVGPFVVPVLARRLPLAVPAVLIAVCWLSFAGGMLLAPELFVLWIVLGGIAHSGGFVVIFTVMVGVSRSAAETATMSAVVQGGAYVAGAASAPLIGALHDATGAWSVPLSVVVALTVGFSVCLLSAVSRVRR from the coding sequence GTGGCCGCTGGGCAAGCTGCGGGCCTGGGCGTGGGGCGCATGACGGCGCGCCGCGCGTTCCCCTGGCTGGTCATCGCCGGGGTGCTCGTCGCCGCGCTCAGCCTGCGCGGCCCCATCCTGTCGGTCACGCCGGTGCTGCGCGAGATCGCGCGGGACTTCTCCCTCGACGGCGCCACGGCCTCGCTCCTGACCACGCTTCCGGTGCTGACGTTCGCCGCGATGACGCCGTTCGCCGCGCTCATCGTGCGGCGCGCCGGGGCCGAGCTCGCGCTGATGACCTGCCTCGCCGCCGTCGCCGCGGGAACGCTCATCCGCGCGCTGCCCGGCTTCGGCTGGATGCTGGTCGGGATGATCGTGATCGGCGCGGGCATCACGATCGGCAACGTCGTGATCCCGGTCATCATCGGGCGGGACGTTCCGCCGCGGCACGTCGCCACCGTCACCGCGGCGTACACGGCGGCGCTGAATGCGGGATCGCTGGTGACCACGCTGACGACGGCGTCGATCGCGCAGGTCACCGGCTGGTCGCTCGCGCTGCTGCTGTGGATCGCCCTGACCGTGATGGGCATCCTGCTGTGGGCGCTGCACCTGTGGCGCGATCGGCTGCCGGGGGTGCCGTGGGACGAGCGGACCGTCGGGGAGACGCCGCTGACCACCGCGACCGTCCCGGTCGTCGTGGGCGGGGCTCCGCGCGGAGCGTTCCGGCAGCCGGTCGTGTGGCTGCTGCTGGCGACCTTCGGCTGCCAGTCCGCCGCGTACTACGGCATGTCGACGTGGCTGCCGGCCATCCTGGGCGACCTCATCGGAGCGGACGTCGCGGTCGCGGGCGCGCTCGCCTCGCTCTTCCAGGGCGTCGCGATCGTGGGGCCGTTCGTCGTGCCGGTGCTCGCTCGGCGCCTGCCGCTGGCGGTGCCGGCGGTGCTGATCGCGGTGTGCTGGCTGAGCTTCGCGGGCGGCATGCTTCTGGCGCCGGAGCTGTTCGTGCTCTGGATCGTCCTCGGCGGCATCGCGCACTCGGGCGGCTTCGTGGTGATCTTCACCGTGATGGTGGGGGTGTCGCGATCGGCGGCCGAGACCGCCACGATGTCGGCGGTGGTGCAGGGCGGAGCGTACGTCGCCGGGGCCGCGAGCGCGCCGCTGATCGGCGCGCTGCACGACGCGACCGGGGCGTGGAGCGTACCGCTGTCGGTCGTCGTCGCTCTGACGGTGGGCTTCTCGGTCTGCCTGCTCAGCGCCGTGTCCCGCGTGCGCCGCTGA